A single window of Archangium gephyra DNA harbors:
- a CDS encoding SGNH/GDSL hydrolase family protein produces the protein MPEDVPRPPPEDPVVVTPVEPVPPPEEPRPPPPMFQPGFHQALRWSYSTGSVTFRLRVPVGRAGERVRLAFRAGDGSLVLRKATVALAGPNGSLASAPVAVTFSGTPGFSVAARTRVVSDPVPLPVQFRDELAVSFEVQGALGVSAIHALPGSYVRSGAYASVTGPLGGTPWDRAVGLATVDVEGTPARAFVALGDSITEGYIDELDDTRLAWPSVAEAQLGVPIVNAGVSGQGFYDALQNLDAEVLSLQGITDCVVLLGTNDLSALDMGSLKSRMNTLASRLQPFCRLWVGTLLPKEKSNHGSYEVVKQQRLEMNAWIRATFPDVIDFETVTRQPANVHLFLDGLEVDGIHPSAEGHRVMATEAARVLREAGVQPGPGVLLPAEGAP, from the coding sequence GTGCCGGAGGACGTGCCGCGGCCTCCGCCCGAGGATCCGGTGGTGGTGACGCCCGTGGAGCCGGTGCCGCCGCCGGAGGAGCCCCGGCCGCCGCCGCCCATGTTCCAGCCGGGTTTCCACCAGGCGCTGCGCTGGTCCTACAGCACGGGCAGCGTGACGTTCCGCCTGCGCGTCCCGGTGGGCCGAGCCGGAGAGCGGGTGCGGCTCGCGTTCCGCGCGGGAGATGGGAGCCTGGTGCTGCGCAAGGCCACCGTGGCCCTGGCGGGTCCGAATGGCTCGCTGGCCTCGGCGCCGGTGGCGGTGACGTTCTCCGGCACGCCGGGCTTCTCCGTGGCCGCGAGGACGCGCGTGGTGTCCGACCCCGTGCCGCTGCCCGTGCAGTTCCGCGATGAGCTGGCCGTGTCCTTCGAGGTGCAGGGCGCGCTGGGCGTGAGCGCCATCCATGCCCTGCCGGGCAGCTATGTGCGCTCGGGCGCCTACGCGAGCGTCACGGGCCCGCTGGGCGGGACGCCGTGGGACAGGGCCGTGGGACTGGCCACGGTGGACGTCGAGGGCACGCCCGCGCGCGCCTTCGTGGCCCTGGGCGACAGCATCACCGAGGGCTACATCGACGAGTTGGACGACACGCGCCTGGCGTGGCCCTCCGTGGCCGAGGCGCAGCTGGGCGTGCCCATCGTCAACGCCGGGGTGTCGGGCCAGGGCTTCTACGACGCGCTGCAGAACCTGGACGCGGAGGTGCTCTCGCTCCAGGGCATCACCGACTGCGTCGTCCTGCTGGGCACCAATGACTTGAGCGCACTGGACATGGGCAGCCTGAAGTCGCGGATGAACACGCTCGCCTCGCGGCTGCAGCCCTTCTGCCGCCTCTGGGTGGGGACGCTGCTGCCCAAGGAGAAGAGCAACCACGGCAGCTACGAGGTGGTGAAGCAACAGCGGCTGGAGATGAACGCGTGGATCCGCGCCACCTTCCCGGACGTCATCGACTTCGAGACGGTGACGCGCCAGCCGGCCAACGTGCACCTCTTCCTGGACGGGCTGGAGGTGGACGGCATCCACCCGAGCGCCGAGGGGCACCGCGTCATGGCCACCGAGGCGGCACGGGTGCTGCGAGAAGCAGGCGTGCAACCCGGCCCCGGGGTGCTGCTGCCCGCCGAAGGGGCACCCTGA
- a CDS encoding phytoene desaturase family protein: MTNTWYDAVVVGSGFGGLATALELTRRGARVALCETLNYPGGCASTFRRHGYAFEAGATLFSGLDEEQLFGRWVRELGLDVTVDWLDPMVELRTPGMRLEVYRDRQRLIDQLCAFPEAPADAVRDFFTLQRQVAQALWPLFDDPTLLPPLDVRALLRHASRALRYTPLVRWMGRPLGSVLERLGLLRFTPLRTYLDALCQITVQCAAAEAEAPFALAAMDYYWRGTGHVRGGIGRLASALAGAVSAGGGEVLYANRVKSLEAVPGGWKVSARRGELLARHVVANVLPQGLMRLLGLPPEQLPARLRELAGRVADGWGAVMLYLVTRAPGEASPGAHHLELVQNEQAPFVEGNHLFASLSGEADTGRAPPGHRTLTVSTHVPLRSLTGRSEEEQARLVSTIQERMRQGLRRLAPEWMENLQHEMTASPRTFERFTQREAGAVGGVPRRAGLYHYRTLGPRPVMDGLWLVGDSVFPGQSTLATALGGVRTAASITRG, translated from the coding sequence ATGACGAACACCTGGTATGACGCAGTGGTGGTGGGCTCGGGCTTTGGCGGACTGGCCACGGCGCTGGAGCTCACCCGGAGGGGCGCCCGTGTGGCGCTCTGCGAGACGCTCAACTACCCGGGAGGCTGCGCCAGCACCTTCCGCCGGCATGGTTATGCCTTCGAGGCCGGCGCCACCCTCTTCTCCGGACTCGACGAGGAGCAGCTCTTCGGCCGGTGGGTGCGCGAGCTCGGGCTGGACGTGACGGTGGACTGGTTGGATCCGATGGTGGAGCTGCGCACCCCGGGCATGCGGCTGGAGGTGTACCGCGACCGTCAGCGTCTGATTGACCAGCTGTGCGCCTTCCCCGAGGCCCCCGCAGACGCCGTGCGCGACTTCTTCACGCTGCAGCGGCAGGTGGCCCAGGCGCTGTGGCCGCTCTTCGATGATCCCACGCTGCTGCCGCCGCTGGACGTGCGCGCGCTGCTGCGGCATGCCTCGCGCGCCCTGAGGTACACGCCCCTGGTGCGCTGGATGGGGCGGCCGCTGGGCTCCGTGCTGGAGCGGTTGGGGCTGCTGCGCTTCACCCCGCTGCGCACGTACCTGGACGCGCTCTGTCAGATTACCGTGCAGTGCGCCGCCGCCGAGGCCGAGGCGCCTTTCGCGCTCGCGGCCATGGACTACTACTGGCGAGGCACCGGGCACGTGCGGGGAGGGATTGGCCGGCTGGCCAGCGCGCTCGCGGGGGCGGTGAGCGCGGGAGGCGGCGAGGTGCTGTACGCCAACCGGGTGAAGTCGCTCGAGGCCGTGCCGGGAGGGTGGAAGGTGTCGGCGCGCCGGGGCGAGCTGCTCGCGCGCCACGTGGTGGCCAACGTGCTGCCCCAGGGGCTGATGCGGCTGCTGGGCCTCCCGCCCGAGCAGCTGCCCGCGCGCCTGCGGGAGCTGGCCGGACGGGTAGCGGATGGCTGGGGCGCGGTGATGCTGTACCTCGTGACGCGAGCGCCCGGGGAGGCGTCACCTGGCGCGCACCACCTGGAGCTGGTGCAGAACGAGCAGGCCCCCTTCGTCGAGGGCAACCACCTGTTCGCCTCGCTCAGCGGCGAGGCGGACACGGGCCGGGCGCCGCCGGGACACCGCACGCTCACGGTGTCCACGCACGTGCCGCTGCGCTCCCTGACAGGGCGCTCCGAGGAGGAGCAGGCGCGCCTCGTCTCCACGATCCAGGAGCGGATGCGGCAGGGATTGAGGCGCCTGGCACCCGAGTGGATGGAGAACCTGCAGCACGAGATGACGGCCTCTCCACGCACCTTCGAGCGCTTCACACAGCGCGAGGCGGGCGCGGTGGGCGGAGTGCCGAGGCGGGCCGGGCTGTACCACTACCGCACCCTGGGGCCGAGGCCGGTGATGGATGGACTGTGGCTCGTGGGGGACTCGGTGTTCCCGGGACAGAGCACGCTGGCCACGGCGCTCGGAGGCGTGCGCACCGCCGCGAGCATCACGCGAGGGTGA